The DNA region CCCACGGCGACGAGGTCGAACTCAGCGCAGACCGCGACCAGGCCCGCGAAGCGACCGATCTTGCCATCACTCATCGGGACCGGAGCGCCGTACCTGCATCTGTCGTCGATACGGCCGAGATGAGAGGCTGCAGGCCGTCGAACTTCCACGCGAGTCTTGCGGCACCGATGATCACGCGGCAGGACCGGCGCTTGGCGACCAGATCCGCGTAAGGAGCGCCGATGAACAAGGAGTCACCGACTGGCGAGCGCAATCCTCGGAGTGCGGGCTGGTCGTGGTTGACATCGCCCGACGGCGTCATCCTCGACGGTGGCGCCCTGACTTTCGTCCGTCACACGAGCGTGACCGACGTGTTCCGCGGGTTCGACATCGACCCCGGCTCAGCCAGAACGATGACCGCGAAGCAGGCATTGGCAGACCCGGTACTGCGCACCGCAGGGTTCGACGAGGGCCCTCAATGGATCCGCGTTGCCGAATCAGGCGACTGGACGGTCGCCGTGGAATATTTTCAGCAGAAGACCCATGTCGACGGCATCTCCAGCCATCTGGCCAAGGACACCGATGTCGTCTACATCGCCGCCAACGAATCCGAGCCCGCGGTCGTCACCTGGCTCTCACGCGGCGAATACGTCTTCGCCTTCGAGTGCGGGGCTTCCTACGACTCTCGTGGAGGGCGCCGCCGCCACATGTTCGATGACGCGATGTCCGACGCCGGTCTTCTGGAATTCGGCTCGGGAGCGTCGATCGGTGACTGCGCGATCGCGATGATGACGATCCTGGGACAGCACCATGGATTCACCCTCACCCCGGCGACAGTCGCCGGACCGCTCCCCACCGCCTATCGAACCCACCGTTACGCGCCACCACCGCCCGCTTTCGACCGCGGCTGAGCCCGGCCAGAACGACAAGAAACCCCTTCTTCGTCCTGCCTCACGACAGTGGTGAACAGGGTCAGCAGTGACCGCTGCCCTCAGTCGATCTACGGGCCCATCATGCAGGGACCACTTCCAGACGGTCTTTCTTGTCAGTCTTGGACGAAAGCCCCGCGCCCGCCCTCTGGCCGTATCGTCAGAACTACGTATCCGCGTGCGACGGCCTTGTTCCCGCGGACCCCGGCGCTGTTTGGATCAACCCTCGGAACCCGGGAGATCGTGATGCGCCGAACACGGTCGCTGCTGACCACGCTGACCGTCGCCATCGCGGCGCTGGGCCCACCGCCATCCGGACCGCGGTGGTACTGGCCGACTTCGGCGGGAAAACGGTAGATCCCGGACCGCGCTACCGCGGTTGGCTCACAGACACCTATTTCGGCTCCGCCGACTCACCGCGCTCCTACTAGTGTCGTGACCTCCCTGCTCCGCGTCCGTATCAGCACCGCTGCAGCCAGGCCGCCGTGTCCGGTGGCAGCGACCCGTCGCCGTCGAGCGGCCCGGACACCAGCAGAGGGCTGCAGCCGCCTGGGAGCGGGACAGGCCGGTAGGACAGGTTGATCATGCACAGCAGTCCATCGCCTCGTTCGAAGAGGAGAGTGCCGTCCGGGCCGTCGTGCCAGCGGAAATCCTCGGTTCTCAACGCGGCGTTCGTCCTGCGCAGGCGCAGTGCCGCGCGGTACAGGTGGAGCATGGAGGCGGGGTCGGCCTGGTTGCTGTCGACGGTGTAGGACTTCCAGTCCCGGGGTTGCGGAAGCCACGGGGTGGTTCCGGGTTCCCCGAAACCGAAGGGTGGTGCGTCACCGCTCCACGGCAGTGGGACTCGGCAGCCGTCCCGGCCGCGGAGGGTGTGGCCGGAGCGTTCCCAGGTGGGATCCTGGAGAGCGGTTTCGGGTAGGTCTTCGACCTCGGGGAGGCCGAGTTCTTCGCCTTGGTAGATGTAGGCGCCGCCGGGCAGGGCCAGCGTCAGCAGGGCGGCGGCTCGGGCGCGGCGTGTGCCGAGGACGTGGTCGGACGGGTGGCCTTGGTCCCGCATCGGGGTGGTCACCCCGGTGTAGACGCGGCCGTAGCGGGTGACGTGCCGGGTCTCGTCGTGATTGGACAGCACCCACGTCGCGGGGGCGCCGACGGTGGCGAGATCGGTGATGCTGCGGTCGATGACCTTTCTCAGTTCGGTGGACTCCAAGGGGCATTTGAGGAAGTCGAAGTTGAACGCCGTGTGCAGTTCGTCCTTGCGCAGGTAGGCGGCCAGCCGTCCGGGGCGAACGTGCGCCTCGGCCACGAAGACGCGGCCGCCGGGGTAGTCGTCCGCGATGGCCCGCCAACCGCGGAAGATGTCGTGGACACCCTCACGGTCCCAGTGTGGATGGTCTTCTTGGCCCTCCGCGGCCAGCACGGAGAATTCCGACATGCCCAGATCGGGTAGCGCGGGGTCTTTGACCATGCCGTGGGCCACGTCGATGCGGAAGCCGTCGACGCCGCGGTCGAACCAGAACCGCAGGATCGACTCGAATTCGTCACGGACGGCGGGGTTGTCCCAGTTGAGATCGGGCTGGGCGGGCGCGAACAGGTGCAGGTACCACTGGCCGTCCTCGGTCCGGGTCCAGGTGGGACCGCCGAAGGCCGCGTGCCAGTCGTTGGGAGGCAGGGAACCGTCCGGGCCCCTGCCCTCGCGGAACACGTACCGCTCCCGTTCCGGGGAGCCGGGTCCCGCGGCCAGCGCCTGCTGGAACCAGGGGTGCTGGTCGGAGGTGTGGTTGGGGACGATGTCCAGGATCACGCGCAGGCCGGCTTCGTGGGCCTCGGCGATCAGCTGTTCGGCTTCGCCGAGAGTGCCGTAGACGGGGTGGACGTCGCGGAAGTCGGAGACGTCGTATCCGCCGTCGGCCAGCGGCGAGGGGTACCAGGGATTGATCCAGATCGCGTCGACCCCGAGGTCGGCCAGGTATCGCAGGCGGGAGCGCAAGCCGGTGACATCGCCGACCCCGTCGCCGTTCCCGTCGGCGAAACTACGGATGTACACCTGGTAGATCACCGCGTTGCGCCACCAGGATTCGTTCGCGTCGACCACGTTTCTCCGTTCAGGAATGTCCATTGTGTACTTAGCCTTTGACCGCACCCTGCAGCAGGGCCTTGACGAAATGGCGTTGCAGGAAGAGGAACACGATGATCGTGGGGGTCATGATCAGCAGGGCTCCGGCGTTCAGCAGGACCTGGTCGGTGCTGTACTTGGTGGTGAAGGCCTGCAGCGCGCCGGCCATGGTGCGTTGCTCCGGATCGTCGATGAGCACGAGCGCGAGCAGGAACTGGTTCCAGGTGGACAGGAACATCAGCAGGCACAGGGACGCGATCGCGGGCCGGGCGAGCGGCAGGTGGATGTGGACCAGTGCGCGCCAGGAGCCCGCGCCGTCGATGCCGGCGGCTTCCGTCAATTCCCGCGGGACGTTGGCGAAGTGGGCCCGCATCCAGAAGATCGCGAAGGGCATGTTCAGTCCGATCAGCGGCAGGATCAACGACCACTGGGAGCCCAGCAGTCCCATTTCCTTGTTCTGTTCATAGAGCGGCACGATGACGATCTCGTACGGCAGGGTCAGGGTCAGGACGAGCACCGTGTAGAAGACGCGGCCGAGCGGGATCTTCAGGATGACGATCGCGTACGCGGCCATCGTCGAGATGAGCACCGCCGCCGGGACCACGCCGAGCACGATCAGCGTGCTGGACCGCAGCAGTGTCGTGATGTTGGCGACGTTCCAGGCGTCGACGAAGTTGTGCCATTGCGGGTCGGTGGGCCAGCTCAAACCGCTGGGGAACG from Amycolatopsis sp. EV170708-02-1 includes:
- a CDS encoding carbohydrate ABC transporter permease: MPAQTMSRRAPGVILIAGAALYSVVPLLSMVSAALSPQGTFPSGLSWPTDPQWHNFVDAWNVANITTLLRSSTLIVLGVVPAAVLISTMAAYAIVILKIPLGRVFYTVLVLTLTLPYEIVIVPLYEQNKEMGLLGSQWSLILPLIGLNMPFAIFWMRAHFANVPRELTEAAGIDGAGSWRALVHIHLPLARPAIASLCLLMFLSTWNQFLLALVLIDDPEQRTMAGALQAFTTKYSTDQVLLNAGALLIMTPTIIVFLFLQRHFVKALLQGAVKG
- a CDS encoding DUF6461 domain-containing protein, with translation MNKESPTGERNPRSAGWSWLTSPDGVILDGGALTFVRHTSVTDVFRGFDIDPGSARTMTAKQALADPVLRTAGFDEGPQWIRVAESGDWTVAVEYFQQKTHVDGISSHLAKDTDVVYIAANESEPAVVTWLSRGEYVFAFECGASYDSRGGRRRHMFDDAMSDAGLLEFGSGASIGDCAIAMMTILGQHHGFTLTPATVAGPLPTAYRTHRYAPPPPAFDRG
- a CDS encoding glycoside hydrolase family 13 protein, with the translated sequence MDIPERRNVVDANESWWRNAVIYQVYIRSFADGNGDGVGDVTGLRSRLRYLADLGVDAIWINPWYPSPLADGGYDVSDFRDVHPVYGTLGEAEQLIAEAHEAGLRVILDIVPNHTSDQHPWFQQALAAGPGSPERERYVFREGRGPDGSLPPNDWHAAFGGPTWTRTEDGQWYLHLFAPAQPDLNWDNPAVRDEFESILRFWFDRGVDGFRIDVAHGMVKDPALPDLGMSEFSVLAAEGQEDHPHWDREGVHDIFRGWRAIADDYPGGRVFVAEAHVRPGRLAAYLRKDELHTAFNFDFLKCPLESTELRKVIDRSITDLATVGAPATWVLSNHDETRHVTRYGRVYTGVTTPMRDQGHPSDHVLGTRRARAAALLTLALPGGAYIYQGEELGLPEVEDLPETALQDPTWERSGHTLRGRDGCRVPLPWSGDAPPFGFGEPGTTPWLPQPRDWKSYTVDSNQADPASMLHLYRAALRLRRTNAALRTEDFRWHDGPDGTLLFERGDGLLCMINLSYRPVPLPGGCSPLLVSGPLDGDGSLPPDTAAWLQRC